The genome window TCAATGCCGCCGCGCTGGCTTGCCGCGCCGACCGGCCCCACCTGGGGGTGCGGCGTATACGCCGGCTGTGGTCGTCACTGAATACCGACATGATTTACCGGGCGGATGCCCCCGGGCTGATCCGCACAGGCGTGCGCTGGCTGGGCCTGCTGGCCCTGGGCTGGATGTACTCGGGTTTGACGCGCAAGCGCCCTCAGTCCTTGCTGGACAACAGCCCCATGGAAGCCTTGCTGGGGCGCGTGCTGAATTTTCATAATCTGCGCGCCAATCTGGAGGGCGGCTCGCTGTCGGCGCTGGCGATTACCGCGTCGGGCTATACCAGCGGCGAACATCTGACCTTTTACCAGGCGCATACGCCGATCGAACCCTGGCACCGTTATCTGCGCCTGGCGATCCCAACGCCCATCACGATCGACCATTTGATGGCGTCGTCGTCGATTCCCTTCGTGTTTCCGGCGCGTCACGTCGAGGTGCATGGCAAGGGCGAGTGGTGCGGCGACGGCTCGATGCGTCAACTGGCTCCGATCAGTCCGGCCATCCACCTGGGCGCGCACCGCGTCCTGGTGATCGGCACGGGCTTTCGCGACGATACCCATCCCGAGCATCGCGAGGATTCGCCGCCTTATCCCTCGCTTGCGCAGGTGGGCGGACACGCGTTGTCCAGCATTTTCCTGGATGGC of Achromobacter seleniivolatilans contains these proteins:
- a CDS encoding patatin-like phospholipase family protein; protein product: MSTRHVEVGPSGPVCRRTPTGLVLTGGGARAAYQVGVLSAIMELLDPDWHSRFQNPFDIICGTSAGAINAAALACRADRPHLGVRRIRRLWSSLNTDMIYRADAPGLIRTGVRWLGLLALGWMYSGLTRKRPQSLLDNSPMEALLGRVLNFHNLRANLEGGSLSALAITASGYTSGEHLTFYQAHTPIEPWHRYLRLAIPTPITIDHLMASSSIPFVFPARHVEVHGKGEWCGDGSMRQLAPISPAIHLGAHRVLVIGTGFRDDTHPEHREDSPPYPSLAQVGGHALSSIFLDGLSVDVERLERINYLMDHASQDGTQVNVRRIQVLTITPSQSLDTMALEHLKDMPAQARALFRVLGVSSDPGRPGGGALMSYLLFESSYTKRLIELGYADTMQRNDEVIAFFKEAQA